A stretch of the Bacillus sp. B-jedd genome encodes the following:
- a CDS encoding NrdR family transcriptional regulator, translating into MHCPVCGRSTRVKDVRELKHESKSRRRVCSSGHAFRTYEISDERYQELIDNEVLIGRMQKLLKVYDE; encoded by the coding sequence ATGCACTGCCCAGTATGCGGACGATCTACCAGAGTAAAGGATGTCCGTGAATTAAAGCATGAGTCAAAAAGCAGGCGGAGGGTATGTTCATCAGGGCACGCCTTCCGCACCTATGAGATAAGCGATGAGCGTTATCAGGAACTGATTGACAATGAGGTACTAATTGGAAGGATGCAAAAGCTACTGAAGGTTTATGACGAATAG
- a CDS encoding HNH endonuclease signature motif containing protein, which produces MLKSCSYCGGIHDRKYQCPSKPKRNKQPTYIDKFRWTRAWQKKRKHINERDKYMCQVCIRELFNTQLKYNFTDIEVHHITSIAEDWNSRLDDDNLICLCSSHHKMAEVEEIPKALLYEIVEKQEKMSNR; this is translated from the coding sequence ATGCTTAAGAGCTGCAGTTATTGTGGAGGCATCCATGACCGTAAGTATCAATGTCCAAGCAAACCTAAAAGGAACAAGCAACCAACTTACATTGATAAGTTCAGATGGACCAGAGCCTGGCAAAAGAAACGCAAACATATCAATGAGCGTGATAAGTATATGTGCCAGGTATGCATCCGTGAACTGTTTAATACACAACTCAAGTACAACTTCACTGATATAGAGGTCCATCATATTACATCCATTGCTGAAGACTGGAACAGTCGCCTGGACGATGACAATCTCATCTGTCTATGTTCTTCTCACCATAAGATGGCAGAGGTTGAGGAGATACCAAAGGCGCTATTGTATGAAATTGTCGAAAAACAGGAAAAAATGTCGAATAGGTGA
- a CDS encoding phage terminase small subunit P27 family: MARPTKSVKTMSKNLTKEEIAARLETEEKLKGSADNISPPKHLNARQKKIFNYIVQELKASKILGNLDIFILGTAAIAIDRLQEIEKKINKNPDLILSKEVMKAKAEYNKEFFRCCNELSLSPQSRAKLGNINVQTKQQDDDPLLKVLKGGRK; encoded by the coding sequence ATGGCGAGGCCTACCAAAAGTGTTAAGACTATGAGTAAGAATCTTACAAAAGAAGAAATTGCGGCCAGGTTGGAAACGGAAGAAAAACTAAAGGGTTCTGCCGATAACATTTCCCCTCCTAAACATTTGAATGCCAGGCAAAAGAAAATATTTAACTACATTGTCCAGGAGCTAAAGGCTAGTAAAATTTTAGGCAACCTGGACATTTTTATATTGGGAACCGCAGCCATAGCCATAGATCGCTTGCAGGAAATAGAAAAAAAGATTAATAAAAATCCTGATTTAATTCTAAGTAAAGAAGTCATGAAGGCCAAGGCAGAATATAACAAAGAGTTTTTCCGCTGTTGTAATGAATTGAGTTTGTCGCCACAATCTCGAGCCAAGTTAGGGAACATTAACGTACAAACAAAACAGCAAGACGATGATCCATTGCTAAAAGTTCTAAAGGGCGGCAGAAAATGA
- a CDS encoding terminase large subunit, producing the protein MSILLAKAKRYAEKVVAGKEITTKEVIIQCHWFLKDLDRQHEDDFIYYFDEEVTETIEGILALLNFATGLGVVGKPIIDGLEDFQAFFLANIFGWRFQEDPEKFRYRDVTLFIPRKNAKTFICALILIILMLTEDDYSEFYSICLDRELAGEVKKAMTQILNASPYIGKHFTIPKTLSGKLNCKLTNSFYQARTAEANRNNSIRPSAFIADEVGAFKDYSNINAMKSGQLNVKNPLRFKLTTAYAEDKSIMLEELAYIKKVFAGLIDDDRMFALLYYAEPDHLWDDTGLYQANPLRIEENYNEIRDNRKTAIEKPTEREEYLCKHMNHFLPSNSGEAYINIEDLRKCKVDSFDWSGRQVWVGLDLAMTNDNCSYSMVTEEDWEIYAESFAFVPEGRIPEKNRTEKINYHEFIQAGNCFACGDMTVDYGFIEEMVLAIEEKHNVIVRGIGYDRYNCLSSAQRFEREGYKTVEVKQHSSVLHPATKLLREKIVNKEFHYTENKLYEENFQNAKVTEDTNKNIYVNKKKSNGKVDMVVSTINAIYLMQQDVIFNPDANWGAQVI; encoded by the coding sequence ATGAGTATCCTTTTGGCTAAGGCAAAACGCTATGCCGAAAAGGTTGTGGCTGGTAAAGAAATTACGACAAAAGAGGTTATTATACAGTGCCATTGGTTTTTAAAGGATTTGGACCGACAGCATGAAGATGATTTTATTTATTATTTTGACGAAGAAGTAACAGAAACCATTGAAGGAATCCTGGCATTATTAAACTTTGCTACAGGTCTCGGAGTTGTAGGTAAACCAATTATTGATGGCTTGGAAGATTTCCAGGCTTTTTTTCTTGCCAACATTTTTGGATGGCGGTTCCAAGAGGATCCCGAAAAGTTTAGGTACCGGGATGTGACTCTATTTATCCCAAGGAAAAACGCCAAGACGTTTATTTGCGCTCTTATCCTCATCATCTTGATGCTGACCGAAGATGATTATTCAGAATTTTACTCTATTTGCCTGGATAGGGAACTGGCCGGTGAAGTCAAGAAGGCCATGACCCAGATTCTCAACGCCAGTCCATACATCGGCAAGCATTTTACCATACCCAAAACGCTGAGTGGGAAGTTAAATTGCAAGCTCACAAACAGCTTTTACCAAGCGAGAACAGCTGAAGCGAATAGAAATAACTCCATTCGCCCAAGTGCTTTTATTGCGGATGAGGTTGGAGCCTTCAAAGACTACAGTAACATTAATGCCATGAAGTCCGGCCAACTTAACGTAAAAAACCCATTACGCTTCAAACTGACCACGGCCTATGCAGAGGACAAGTCCATCATGCTCGAAGAACTTGCTTATATCAAAAAGGTCTTTGCCGGATTGATTGATGATGACCGTATGTTTGCTTTGCTGTATTATGCAGAGCCGGATCACCTATGGGATGATACAGGGCTCTACCAGGCAAACCCATTGCGAATTGAGGAAAACTATAACGAGATTCGGGACAACCGAAAAACAGCGATAGAGAAGCCTACAGAACGAGAAGAATACCTCTGTAAGCACATGAACCATTTCCTCCCGTCCAATAGTGGTGAAGCTTATATCAATATTGAGGATTTGAGGAAATGTAAAGTCGACAGTTTTGATTGGTCCGGCCGACAAGTGTGGGTGGGCTTGGATCTGGCCATGACCAATGACAACTGCTCATATTCCATGGTCACGGAAGAGGATTGGGAGATATACGCTGAATCATTCGCATTTGTGCCAGAAGGAAGGATTCCTGAAAAGAATAGGACTGAGAAAATCAATTATCACGAATTTATTCAGGCAGGTAATTGCTTCGCTTGTGGGGACATGACGGTGGATTACGGATTTATAGAGGAGATGGTCCTTGCCATAGAAGAAAAACACAATGTTATTGTCAGGGGGATAGGTTATGACCGATATAACTGCTTATCCAGTGCCCAAAGATTTGAAAGGGAAGGTTACAAAACCGTTGAAGTCAAACAGCATTCTTCAGTCCTTCATCCGGCCACCAAGCTATTAAGGGAAAAAATAGTCAATAAAGAATTCCATTACACTGAAAACAAATTGTATGAGGAAAACTTCCAAAACGCTAAGGTTACTGAGGACACTAACAAAAATATTTACGTTAACAAGAAAAAGTCTAATGGGAAAGTGGACATGGTTGTCAGTACAATCAATGCCATTTATTTGATGCAGCAGGATGTGATTTTCAATCCGGATGCTAACTGGGGTGCCCAGGTTATTTAG
- a CDS encoding phage portal protein — protein sequence MGLWQKWKEFRSFQQAEQRQTLEDLLLSAGLITGDITKEQALNIPAVSSCVGIISDTVASLPVILYKAEEGRVTEIERDNRVDLLNDDTKDTMDAFQFKKALVEDYLLAGAGYSFINRERNNVKSLHYVDNRNVAVNMNADPIFKSYDILVHGSMYRDFEFLKITRKSKDGVTGKGIILENNRLLSVAYNTLIFEDFLVKTGGNKKGFLKSQGRLSKEAINELKAAWNNLYKNNTENVVVLNNGLDFQEASNTSVEMQLNENKQTNSSEICKVFVVPPSILDGTANDEVYNNWIKVCILPILIALQTALNKDLLLPSEKGSFYFAFDTKELFKGDMLKRYQAYEIAIKNGFMQWDEVRYIEDLEPYGVDFIKLGLQDVLYNPKTKEIYTPNTNKSTKIDEPAPALGGGDDDENRNPREPGAA from the coding sequence TTGGGACTGTGGCAAAAGTGGAAAGAATTCAGGTCCTTTCAACAGGCAGAACAGCGCCAAACATTAGAAGACCTTTTGTTAAGCGCCGGTTTAATAACAGGAGATATCACAAAAGAACAAGCTTTGAATATTCCAGCAGTGAGTTCTTGCGTGGGCATTATCTCTGATACTGTAGCCAGTCTCCCGGTAATCTTGTACAAAGCTGAAGAAGGTAGGGTTACAGAGATTGAAAGGGATAATCGCGTTGATCTCTTAAACGATGACACAAAGGATACAATGGACGCGTTTCAATTCAAAAAAGCCCTGGTGGAAGATTATCTGCTGGCAGGCGCCGGTTATTCGTTTATCAACCGTGAGAGGAATAATGTAAAAAGCCTCCACTACGTGGATAACAGAAATGTGGCTGTTAATATGAATGCCGATCCTATCTTTAAAAGCTATGATATCTTGGTTCATGGGTCAATGTATCGAGATTTCGAGTTTCTTAAAATCACCAGGAAAAGCAAGGATGGAGTGACAGGGAAGGGAATCATCCTGGAGAATAACAGGCTGCTATCTGTGGCCTATAATACACTCATATTTGAAGATTTCCTTGTCAAAACAGGCGGTAACAAAAAAGGATTTTTGAAGAGCCAGGGCCGGTTGAGCAAAGAAGCTATAAATGAATTAAAGGCTGCCTGGAACAACCTTTATAAAAATAACACTGAAAATGTCGTTGTTTTAAACAATGGACTTGATTTCCAGGAAGCATCTAACACCTCTGTGGAAATGCAATTGAATGAGAATAAACAAACCAATTCCTCGGAAATTTGTAAAGTTTTTGTTGTTCCCCCATCCATACTCGATGGAACGGCCAACGACGAAGTGTACAACAACTGGATAAAGGTTTGCATTTTGCCGATTTTGATAGCATTGCAAACTGCGCTAAACAAAGACCTTTTGCTTCCTAGCGAAAAAGGGTCTTTTTATTTTGCCTTTGACACAAAGGAACTATTTAAAGGCGATATGTTAAAACGTTACCAAGCATATGAAATTGCCATCAAAAACGGCTTTATGCAGTGGGATGAAGTCAGGTATATAGAGGACCTTGAGCCTTACGGAGTCGATTTCATCAAATTGGGCCTCCAGGATGTACTTTATAATCCGAAGACCAAAGAGATCTACACGCCGAACACGAACAAATCAACAAAAATTGATGAGCCAGCTCCGGCCTTGGGAGGAGGTGATGACGATGAGAATAGAAATCCGAGGGAACCAGGTGCTGCTTGA
- a CDS encoding HK97 family phage prohead protease encodes MRIEIRGNQVLLDGYVNAVDRESRVLPSPRGRFIEKIKPKTFEKALQKADDVELRFNHEKTRKLGSIREGNLQLYEDNIGLRAIATVTDEDIIAKAKNQELRGWSFGFVDNDPDWEDGPDGIQRRTLKDIDLLEVSILDKTPAYIATSIEARGEEEVITENRSDDFKAEIEDLSPKNEEKREKVDHSLLARELEYLKLKGGK; translated from the coding sequence ATGAGAATAGAAATCCGAGGGAACCAGGTGCTGCTTGATGGTTATGTGAACGCGGTTGACCGGGAAAGCAGGGTATTGCCTTCCCCGAGAGGTCGCTTTATTGAAAAGATAAAGCCAAAAACCTTTGAAAAAGCCCTGCAAAAGGCTGATGACGTGGAGCTTCGCTTCAACCACGAAAAGACTAGGAAACTAGGTTCGATTCGTGAAGGAAATCTGCAATTATACGAGGACAATATTGGTCTTCGTGCCATTGCGACTGTAACCGATGAAGACATTATTGCCAAGGCAAAAAATCAAGAGCTTCGCGGGTGGTCCTTTGGGTTTGTAGACAACGATCCTGATTGGGAAGATGGGCCAGATGGCATCCAGCGCAGGACATTGAAGGATATTGACCTCTTAGAAGTGTCCATTTTAGATAAAACCCCAGCCTATATTGCTACATCGATTGAAGCTCGAGGCGAAGAAGAGGTTATCACCGAGAATAGAAGTGATGATTTTAAAGCTGAAATCGAGGATTTATCGCCAAAAAATGAAGAAAAACGTGAAAAAGTTGATCATTCTCTTCTCGCAAGAGAGTTAGAATATCTCAAATTGAAAGGTGGAAAATAA
- a CDS encoding phage major capsid protein, with protein sequence MSFYNVLAKPVVEFRSMPSLLEQRNNLLDEMDGILNKAKAETRALADDESKRFDEIKGEISKIDKTLAAQEEARSFEKKNPVKKTEAEELAEAEVRAFENYIRGVVESRADVNLTVGDNGAVIPTSIAQKIIKKVYDLSPIYQLATRYNVGGTLTIPYYDETAQKITMTYATEFEELESTSGKFKNIELKGFLAGALSKVSKSLINNSSFDIVSFVVNAMAESIARWIENELLNGTAEKVSGLSTVTQKIDAASSIAVTADELIDVQEEVPDAYQGNAIWIMNKATRKAIRKLKDGQGNYLLNKDATARWGYSLLGKDVYTSVNMPAMAAGKTAIYYGEMDGLAVKLSEDVSIEVLREKYATQHAVGVVGWIEIDSKVENAQKIAKLVMKAGA encoded by the coding sequence ATGTCATTTTACAATGTATTAGCAAAGCCAGTTGTCGAGTTTCGTTCTATGCCGTCACTTTTGGAGCAGCGTAACAACCTGCTTGACGAAATGGATGGGATCCTTAACAAAGCCAAAGCCGAAACACGTGCTTTAGCTGACGATGAGAGCAAACGATTCGACGAAATCAAAGGGGAAATCTCGAAGATCGACAAGACTTTGGCTGCCCAGGAAGAGGCTCGTTCCTTCGAGAAAAAGAATCCAGTCAAAAAGACCGAAGCGGAGGAGCTAGCTGAAGCCGAAGTAAGGGCTTTTGAAAACTATATCCGTGGAGTGGTAGAATCCCGAGCGGATGTAAATCTGACTGTCGGTGATAATGGAGCAGTTATCCCTACATCCATTGCCCAAAAGATCATCAAGAAAGTTTATGATTTGTCTCCGATCTATCAACTGGCCACTCGTTATAACGTAGGTGGAACTCTTACCATTCCATACTACGATGAGACAGCTCAAAAAATCACAATGACTTATGCCACGGAGTTTGAAGAGTTGGAATCTACTTCTGGCAAATTTAAGAACATTGAATTGAAGGGCTTCCTGGCCGGGGCACTCAGCAAAGTTTCCAAGTCTCTGATCAACAACTCCTCCTTCGATATTGTAAGCTTTGTCGTTAATGCCATGGCCGAATCTATCGCAAGGTGGATTGAAAACGAGCTTCTGAATGGAACTGCTGAAAAGGTTTCCGGACTTTCAACTGTTACTCAAAAAATCGATGCCGCAAGCTCCATTGCTGTTACAGCTGACGAGTTAATCGATGTACAGGAAGAGGTACCTGACGCTTACCAGGGTAATGCAATTTGGATTATGAACAAGGCAACTAGAAAGGCTATTCGTAAATTAAAGGATGGCCAGGGCAATTACCTCCTTAACAAGGATGCTACAGCGCGTTGGGGTTATTCTCTGCTTGGAAAAGATGTATACACTTCGGTAAACATGCCGGCAATGGCTGCGGGCAAAACAGCAATCTATTACGGAGAAATGGATGGCCTTGCTGTTAAGTTGTCAGAGGATGTGTCTATTGAAGTCCTGCGTGAAAAATATGCCACTCAGCACGCAGTTGGAGTTGTAGGCTGGATTGAAATTGACTCTAAGGTAGAGAACGCTCAGAAAATTGCCAAGCTAGTAATGAAGGCTGGCGCATAA
- a CDS encoding head-tail connector protein codes for MKISEVSVQDLKDYAHVFHGEDDKLFDGILAAGIAFIKGYTGLSAEQMDTKEDLTIALKVLSNEMYDNRTFTVENDKVNKVIKSILDMHSINLL; via the coding sequence ATGAAGATTAGCGAGGTCTCCGTACAGGATTTAAAGGACTACGCTCACGTTTTCCACGGCGAAGACGACAAGTTGTTTGATGGTATTTTGGCTGCTGGTATAGCTTTTATTAAGGGCTATACAGGACTATCAGCTGAGCAAATGGATACCAAAGAGGATCTGACAATCGCCTTGAAGGTCCTGTCCAATGAAATGTACGACAATCGAACTTTCACTGTAGAAAATGACAAGGTGAATAAGGTAATAAAGTCAATTCTGGATATGCACTCCATCAATTTATTGTAG
- a CDS encoding phage head closure protein codes for MTRYRMNPGELRHIVTFQRKSEGQDSYGEGSDDWVNVLKTRVAIYPISGKEFFAAEKVNSEVTHKVNLRYIPGITSDMRMKLGERVFELISPPINFQEKNIELQLLCKEIF; via the coding sequence ATGACTAGATACAGAATGAATCCGGGTGAATTACGGCATATAGTGACTTTTCAACGGAAATCAGAGGGTCAAGATAGTTATGGTGAGGGATCAGACGATTGGGTTAATGTTTTGAAAACGAGAGTGGCTATTTACCCGATCAGTGGCAAAGAGTTTTTTGCTGCAGAGAAGGTAAACAGCGAAGTGACCCATAAAGTCAACTTACGGTACATCCCGGGAATCACCTCTGACATGAGGATGAAATTGGGTGAGCGAGTTTTCGAATTAATTTCTCCACCCATTAACTTTCAAGAAAAAAATATCGAGCTTCAGTTGCTTTGCAAGGAGATTTTCTAA
- a CDS encoding HK97-gp10 family putative phage morphogenesis protein — protein MAKRSEIVGLKELEKTIKRLGKLPQKCVTKAARKGANIGLKAARQNAPVDEGNLKKALVLKGEKSKIKGKKVYQITFDPKMNYVLVKESKAGKRSYYPASQEYGFQTVNGGYIPGYRYLRHAAEDNKTAIEKETVKVLTDEIDKIK, from the coding sequence ATGGCAAAGAGGTCGGAAATTGTAGGGCTTAAGGAGCTTGAAAAAACAATCAAGCGACTTGGAAAACTACCTCAAAAGTGTGTGACAAAGGCTGCGCGAAAAGGAGCTAACATCGGCCTGAAAGCTGCCAGGCAGAATGCTCCGGTGGATGAAGGAAATCTGAAAAAAGCGCTTGTCCTAAAAGGCGAAAAGTCAAAAATCAAAGGAAAAAAAGTATATCAAATTACTTTTGACCCAAAGATGAACTATGTTCTGGTCAAAGAATCTAAAGCAGGTAAAAGATCATATTATCCTGCAAGCCAGGAATACGGATTTCAGACCGTCAACGGGGGATATATTCCCGGCTATAGGTATCTCAGGCATGCCGCGGAAGACAATAAAACGGCCATCGAGAAAGAGACAGTAAAAGTGCTTACCGATGAAATAGACAAGATAAAGTGA
- the gp17 gene encoding tail completion protein gp17 yields MNFEEALRQELSDIASLNNKVYPLVAPEGTEAPYVVYVSSEGIQDKSFDGYLQTRTVDFEMNVFAGKYSNLKALTKEVIAKIVSFQGREIGTRGPVIQNVTYHKPVEAYDKDTKLYVSVFDIKVKI; encoded by the coding sequence ATGAACTTCGAGGAAGCTTTGAGGCAGGAATTGAGCGATATTGCCAGCTTGAACAATAAAGTCTATCCTCTTGTCGCTCCCGAGGGGACTGAGGCACCTTACGTTGTTTATGTCTCGAGTGAGGGCATCCAGGATAAGAGTTTCGATGGATACTTGCAAACTAGAACAGTTGATTTTGAGATGAATGTTTTTGCCGGCAAGTATTCCAACTTGAAAGCCTTGACCAAAGAGGTTATTGCGAAAATTGTCTCATTCCAAGGGCGGGAGATCGGCACACGTGGCCCGGTTATCCAAAATGTCACCTACCACAAACCGGTTGAAGCATACGACAAGGATACAAAGCTATATGTAAGTGTTTTTGATATTAAAGTGAAAATCTAG
- a CDS encoding phage tail tube protein, whose protein sequence is MANSAMGTKLKKGTTAVAELTSIGGLELSADTTETTTLDSPDGYRTFTQGLKDAGEVSISGYFDPTAHQGLLTDFESGAETAYTIEFPFGAKWEFNAIVTGYSTGAEMEDNVSFESTLKVSGKPKLTVGAGA, encoded by the coding sequence ATGGCTAACTCCGCAATGGGAACAAAGCTTAAAAAAGGAACAACCGCTGTTGCTGAATTGACGAGCATAGGCGGGTTAGAACTGTCTGCAGATACGACAGAGACAACCACGCTAGATTCTCCTGACGGCTACCGCACTTTTACGCAGGGGTTAAAAGATGCCGGCGAGGTATCTATCAGTGGATATTTTGACCCGACAGCACACCAGGGACTTCTAACTGACTTCGAATCCGGGGCTGAAACGGCCTATACAATTGAATTCCCTTTTGGAGCTAAATGGGAGTTCAATGCAATCGTAACTGGGTATAGCACAGGGGCAGAAATGGAAGATAACGTTTCATTTGAATCTACTTTAAAAGTATCAGGGAAACCAAAACTAACTGTTGGCGCAGGCGCGTAA
- a CDS encoding DUF6711 family protein translates to MALISISGVNLPTPSEYDVGIMDLSKAERNAKGTMIIERIATKRKIELGWSFLTGDEYSRILNLVDPVFFPVTYFDPKANGMRTGTFYAGDRQAPMMIFKNGKADWKDIQFSLIEK, encoded by the coding sequence ATGGCACTGATCAGCATAAGTGGGGTGAATTTACCCACTCCATCCGAATATGACGTTGGAATAATGGACTTGAGTAAAGCGGAGCGAAACGCCAAAGGAACGATGATTATCGAGCGGATTGCCACTAAGCGAAAAATCGAACTTGGTTGGTCCTTTTTGACTGGGGATGAATACAGCCGGATCCTTAACCTGGTTGACCCAGTATTTTTTCCTGTCACCTATTTTGACCCGAAAGCAAATGGTATGAGGACAGGCACTTTCTACGCCGGTGACCGCCAGGCCCCTATGATGATTTTTAAAAATGGCAAAGCTGACTGGAAAGACATTCAGTTTAGCTTGATAGAAAAGTAG
- a CDS encoding pyocin knob domain-containing protein, which yields MAYSKTNWKDRVVEKPLTFTVQNNPDGTITLIPAEGQIIEGGTPLTALIMNNLEKQYDEAVAWVKKYGIGGNAGEIPGNDANNITESGNYIAALTANTPSDFGSIIHIARNNDAGQIFIPTAGLYTMLVRRRNGPTWSGWRELITDIAPTWTNLPLQNGATSNAGYPIQYTKIGNEVRLRGMLNGNVPAGTIFGTLPAGYRPGAPYMYLTTHDGTIALTAKIHVAASGVMTLLSKTGDTHVTYVNTDFIT from the coding sequence ATGGCTTACAGCAAGACAAACTGGAAAGATAGAGTCGTCGAGAAGCCGCTGACGTTTACTGTCCAGAATAACCCTGATGGTACAATAACCTTAATACCAGCTGAGGGACAGATAATTGAGGGCGGAACGCCTCTAACTGCATTAATCATGAATAATCTCGAAAAACAGTATGATGAGGCTGTTGCTTGGGTTAAAAAATATGGCATTGGTGGGAATGCTGGGGAGATTCCTGGGAATGACGCTAACAACATAACCGAATCTGGAAATTATATAGCGGCATTAACAGCAAATACACCATCAGATTTTGGGAGTATTATTCATATAGCTAGAAACAATGACGCCGGGCAAATATTTATTCCTACAGCAGGACTTTATACAATGTTAGTAAGAAGAAGAAACGGACCAACCTGGTCCGGCTGGCGCGAATTAATTACTGATATAGCCCCTACATGGACTAACCTACCCCTTCAAAACGGGGCGACTTCAAACGCCGGTTACCCTATCCAATATACAAAAATAGGTAACGAAGTGCGTTTGCGTGGAATGTTAAACGGAAACGTTCCAGCGGGGACAATATTCGGCACCTTGCCTGCAGGTTATAGGCCAGGCGCGCCTTATATGTATTTAACAACACATGACGGAACTATAGCGTTGACAGCAAAAATACACGTTGCGGCTAGTGGAGTTATGACACTATTGTCAAAAACCGGAGATACTCATGTGACATATGTTAATACGGACTTTATTACATGA
- a CDS encoding phage holin family protein: MEKWEAVYKFGFTTVGGVFGYLFGGWSPLLQILLAFVIIDYLTGLIASGTEGKLSSKIGFRGIAKKVMIFCLIAVAHLVDRALGDGNMVRDALIFFYLGNELLSIIENAGRTGLPVPDQIKSAVDVLKGRVSK, from the coding sequence ATGGAAAAATGGGAAGCCGTATACAAATTTGGCTTTACGACGGTTGGCGGAGTCTTTGGATATCTTTTTGGGGGGTGGTCTCCTTTGCTGCAGATCCTGCTTGCATTTGTCATCATTGATTATCTCACCGGGTTAATAGCGAGTGGGACGGAAGGAAAGTTAAGCAGTAAAATCGGTTTTCGCGGTATTGCTAAAAAGGTAATGATATTTTGCCTTATTGCAGTGGCGCACCTAGTGGATCGGGCACTTGGCGATGGAAACATGGTCAGGGATGCGTTAATCTTTTTTTATTTGGGCAATGAGTTGCTATCGATTATCGAAAACGCCGGGCGAACCGGGTTGCCGGTGCCGGACCAAATTAAGAGCGCGGTGGACGTGCTCAAGGGGAGAGTGAGCAAGTAA
- a CDS encoding GH25 family lysozyme has product MNKLIVDISHWQPTNKINWARAALEVALFIIRVQYGSLKHDREYKNHVANAKKHGIPFGHYAYALFRDVEDAKREARDFLARADKDAKFLVVDVEEQTCKNPKDIVPATQAFIDVCKAAGWKVGLYTGHHFYKPHRMDLVKADFVWIPRYGTNSGKPETKPAYPCDLWQYTDKGRVSWYNGSLDLNLLAGSKTLEWFIGAQKPVAPKPPSKPIEAAKPGEKYPGHLIKKGNKGTLVKKVQIKVGAKPDGIFGPETEAKVKAWQKAKKIKVDGIVGPQTWREMF; this is encoded by the coding sequence ATGAATAAACTGATTGTTGACATTTCTCATTGGCAGCCAACCAATAAAATAAACTGGGCACGTGCAGCATTGGAAGTCGCCCTATTTATCATCCGGGTCCAATATGGGTCCCTTAAGCATGACAGAGAATACAAGAACCACGTGGCCAACGCAAAGAAGCACGGCATCCCATTTGGGCATTATGCCTATGCCTTATTCCGGGATGTTGAGGATGCAAAGAGAGAAGCAAGGGACTTCCTGGCCAGGGCTGACAAGGACGCTAAATTCCTAGTCGTAGACGTCGAGGAGCAGACCTGCAAGAATCCAAAGGATATTGTGCCGGCCACCCAGGCATTTATTGATGTGTGTAAGGCGGCAGGGTGGAAGGTCGGCTTGTACACAGGTCACCACTTTTATAAACCACACAGAATGGATTTAGTCAAAGCAGATTTCGTCTGGATCCCGCGGTACGGCACAAATTCCGGCAAACCGGAGACAAAGCCAGCATACCCTTGTGATCTATGGCAATACACAGACAAGGGGCGTGTCAGTTGGTACAACGGATCGCTGGACTTAAACCTGCTGGCTGGTAGTAAAACATTGGAGTGGTTCATTGGGGCGCAAAAACCTGTGGCACCAAAGCCTCCGTCTAAGCCTATTGAAGCTGCCAAGCCGGGTGAGAAATATCCCGGTCACCTGATTAAAAAAGGCAACAAAGGGACTCTGGTAAAGAAGGTTCAAATAAAAGTCGGAGCTAAACCGGATGGCATTTTCGGACCTGAAACGGAGGCAAAAGTAAAAGCCTGGCAGAAGGCAAAGAAAATTAAGGTTGACGGTATCGTCGGTCCACAAACGTGGAGAGAAATGTTCTAA